In Roseofilum casamattae BLCC-M143, one genomic interval encodes:
- a CDS encoding WD40 repeat domain-containing protein — protein MKTVQRQTIAEKLATKKSSFRRVYLGKRPCVYARKEKWEKYRELLTNFEFIEAKINHPEFGVQALIEDYELMGAETENTKALQLVQGALRLSAHVLQQDSSQLVGQLLGRMQGLKHREIQQLLTQANQSQTPGLRPLTPSLTPPGGPLLRTLEGHSSFVNAVAVTPDGERLISASHDQTVKIWKLSSGELEKTLTGHSDDVNAVAVTPDGERLISASHDKTVKIWKLSSGELEQTLTGHRFSVNAVAVTPDGERLISASTDKTVKIWKLSSGELEQTLTGHSDAVTAVAATLDGERLISASTDKTVKIWKLSSGELEKTLTGHSFYVSAVAVTPDGERLISASTDKTVKIWKLSSGELEKTLTGHSNYVNAVAVTPDGERLISASDDQTVKIWKLSSGELEKTLTGHSNYVNAVAVTPDGERLISASWDKTVKIWKLSSGELEQTLTGHSNLVSAVAVTPDGERLISASTDKTVKIWKLSSGELEQTLTGHSNLVSAVAVTPDGERLISASGDKTVKIWKLSSGELEKTLTGHSNWVNAVAVTPDGERLISASWDDTVKIWKLSSGELEKTLTGHSNWVNAVGVTPDGERLISASNDKTVKIWKLSSGELEKTLTGHSSSVRAVGVTPDGERLISASNDKTVKIWKLSSGEIIASFSGDVSINCCAISPDGKTIITGDFSGRLHFLRLVALEPNS, from the coding sequence TTATCGAAGCGAAGATTAACCATCCGGAATTTGGCGTGCAGGCGCTGATTGAAGATTATGAGTTAATGGGTGCAGAGACCGAAAACACGAAGGCGCTGCAATTGGTGCAAGGAGCGCTACGGCTGTCGGCCCACGTGTTGCAGCAAGATAGCAGCCAACTGGTGGGACAACTCCTGGGACGGATGCAGGGATTGAAACATCGAGAGATTCAACAGTTGCTGACCCAAGCCAACCAGAGCCAAACCCCCGGTCTGCGTCCCTTAACCCCAAGTTTAACCCCTCCCGGAGGCCCGCTGCTGCGCACTCTGGAAGGTCATAGCTCCTTTGTTAATGCCGTAGCAGTAACCCCAGATGGAGAGCGCCTCATTTCCGCTTCCCACGACCAGACAGTGAAAATCTGGAAATTGTCGAGTGGGGAATTAGAGAAGACCCTCACCGGTCATAGCGATGATGTTAATGCCGTAGCGGTAACCCCAGATGGAGAGCGCCTCATTTCCGCTTCCCACGACAAGACGGTGAAAATCTGGAAGTTGTCGAGTGGGGAATTAGAGCAGACCCTCACCGGTCATCGCTTCTCGGTTAATGCCGTAGCGGTGACCCCAGATGGAGAGCGCCTCATTTCTGCTTCTACCGACAAGACGGTGAAAATCTGGAAGTTGTCGAGTGGGGAATTAGAGCAGACCCTCACCGGTCATAGCGACGCGGTTACAGCCGTAGCGGCAACCCTAGATGGAGAGCGCCTCATTTCCGCTTCCACCGACAAGACGGTGAAAATCTGGAAATTGTCGAGTGGGGAATTAGAGAAGACCCTCACCGGTCATAGCTTCTATGTTAGTGCCGTAGCGGTGACCCCAGATGGAGAGCGCCTCATTTCTGCTTCTACCGACAAGACGGTGAAAATCTGGAAATTGTCGAGTGGGGAATTAGAGAAGACCCTCACCGGTCATAGCAACTATGTTAATGCCGTAGCAGTGACCCCAGATGGCGAGCGCCTCATTTCTGCTTCCGACGACCAGACAGTGAAAATCTGGAAATTGTCGAGTGGGGAATTAGAGAAGACCCTCACCGGTCATAGCAACTATGTTAATGCCGTAGCAGTGACCCCAGATGGCGAGCGCCTCATTTCTGCTTCCTGGGACAAGACGGTGAAAATCTGGAAGTTGTCGAGTGGGGAATTAGAGCAGACCCTCACCGGTCATAGCAACTTGGTTAGTGCCGTAGCGGTGACCCCAGATGGAGAGCGCCTCATTTCTGCTTCTACCGACAAGACGGTGAAAATCTGGAAGTTGTCGAGTGGGGAATTAGAGCAGACCCTCACCGGTCATAGCAACTTGGTTAGTGCCGTAGCGGTGACCCCAGATGGAGAGCGCCTCATTTCCGCTTCCGGGGACAAGACGGTGAAAATCTGGAAGTTGTCGAGTGGGGAATTAGAGAAGACCCTCACCGGTCATAGCAACTGGGTTAATGCCGTAGCAGTAACCCCAGATGGAGAGCGCCTCATTTCCGCTTCCTGGGACGATACAGTGAAAATCTGGAAGTTGTCGAGTGGGGAATTAGAGAAGACCCTCACCGGTCATAGCAACTGGGTTAATGCCGTAGGGGTGACCCCAGATGGAGAGCGCCTCATTTCTGCTTCCAACGACAAGACGGTGAAAATCTGGAAGTTGTCGAGTGGGGAATTAGAGAAGACCCTCACCGGTCATAGCTCCTCGGTTAGAGCCGTAGGGGTGACCCCAGATGGAGAGCGCCTCATTTCCGCTTCCAACGACAAGACAGTGAAAATCTGGAAGTTGTCCAGTGGGGAAATCATTGCCAGTTTTTCTGGAGATGTGTCTATTAACTGCTGCGCTATTTCCCCAGATGGCAAAACTATCATTACTGGCGACTTCTCCGGCCGCTTACATTTCCTGCGCCTAGTAGCATTGGAGCCAAACTCATGA
- a CDS encoding ATP-binding protein produces the protein MNAITLLSATPREFHAHLQKALTHFQPRPQLLAAIDRFYTRHPRGYFTLIGPPGTGKTALLARYATTHPRVIYYSAQLPGKNQAETFLLALCRQLSQLAQTQGIPVPETASSESPQFPSSRFAYLLQTLSDHLPLRENLVIAIDGCDNIDRCQQPPGTNLFYLPRYLPNRVYILLARRPFPPSQSGLFSESPQQSLHLLDYPDSTRETVCAYVDTYFATHAPQLQNSRLSDELVNASENNFTFLSQILPAITQNYSSNSFHRQPPPPGLAAYYQQHLTQMNLTASPLKPTLLQHLAAATDALSVEDMAAALDEDEYDIETILEEWTPFLIAEESATEPKYRLYHRHFAEFINY, from the coding sequence ATGAACGCAATAACCCTCCTGTCCGCTACCCCTAGGGAATTTCACGCCCATTTGCAGAAAGCGCTAACCCATTTCCAGCCCCGTCCCCAGCTCTTGGCTGCCATCGATCGCTTTTATACTCGCCACCCGCGCGGCTATTTCACCCTCATCGGCCCTCCAGGCACGGGAAAAACCGCTCTCCTCGCCCGCTATGCCACCACCCATCCCCGCGTCATCTACTACAGCGCCCAACTGCCGGGAAAAAACCAAGCGGAGACGTTTCTGCTCGCGCTCTGTCGCCAACTATCGCAGCTTGCCCAAACCCAAGGCATCCCCGTCCCGGAGACCGCCAGCAGCGAGAGTCCCCAGTTTCCGAGCAGTCGGTTTGCTTACCTGCTGCAAACCCTGAGCGACCATCTCCCGCTGCGAGAAAATCTGGTTATTGCTATTGATGGTTGCGACAATATTGACCGCTGCCAGCAACCCCCCGGCACTAACCTCTTCTATCTCCCGCGCTATCTCCCGAATAGAGTCTATATTCTCCTCGCTCGCCGTCCCTTCCCTCCCAGTCAGTCCGGACTCTTCAGCGAAAGTCCCCAGCAGTCTTTGCATCTCCTCGACTATCCCGACAGCACCAGGGAGACCGTTTGCGCCTATGTGGATACCTATTTCGCCACCCATGCTCCCCAGTTGCAGAATTCCCGACTCTCCGACGAGTTGGTTAATGCCAGCGAGAATAATTTCACGTTCCTCAGCCAAATATTACCGGCAATTACGCAGAATTACTCTAGCAATTCCTTCCACCGGCAACCCCCACCACCGGGTTTAGCTGCTTACTATCAACAGCACTTAACCCAGATGAATTTAACCGCGTCTCCCCTGAAACCCACTCTCTTGCAACACCTAGCCGCGGCCACGGATGCGCTCTCTGTCGAGGACATGGCTGCTGCTCTCGATGAAGACGAATACGACATCGAAACCATCTTAGAGGAATGGACTCCCTTTTTAATCGCGGAAGAGAGTGCCACAGAGCCCAAGTATCGGTTGTATCATCGCCATTTCGCCGAATTTATTAACTATTAA
- a CDS encoding Uma2 family endonuclease, with amino-acid sequence MIQLQSKQLEGTSPDQRIVHSGISWEQFQWIRSGFGDRRNVQLFYYQNTVEILMPGREHELFSRLIGFLIGLYCLEMGIEFEPLGSTTQEREGLVAVEPDESYCFGNSKPTPDLAIEVIFTSGSLNKLQRYRALGISEVWFWEDGVFSLYRLQDEDYRQISRSEIPELSHLDMELLTRCVLMAQTSHLEAAKTFRSSI; translated from the coding sequence ATGATTCAACTGCAATCCAAACAACTCGAGGGAACATCTCCCGACCAACGGATCGTCCATTCCGGGATTAGTTGGGAGCAATTTCAATGGATTCGATCTGGGTTTGGCGATCGCCGCAACGTGCAGTTATTTTACTATCAAAATACCGTAGAAATTCTCATGCCGGGACGAGAACATGAACTATTTAGTCGCTTAATTGGATTTCTGATTGGGTTATATTGTCTGGAAATGGGTATAGAATTTGAACCCCTTGGCTCTACGACTCAGGAGCGCGAAGGTTTGGTTGCGGTTGAGCCAGACGAATCCTATTGTTTCGGCAATTCTAAACCGACTCCAGATTTAGCGATCGAAGTTATTTTTACCAGCGGCAGTCTGAATAAACTGCAACGTTATCGCGCTCTCGGTATCTCGGAAGTCTGGTTTTGGGAAGACGGTGTATTTAGCCTATATCGATTGCAAGATGAAGATTACAGGCAAATTTCTCGCAGCGAAATCCCGGAACTGAGCCACCTAGATATGGAACTGCTTACCCGGTGCGTGTTGATGGCGCAAACGTCTCATCTGGAAGCAGCCAAGACATTCCGCTCGTCAATTTAA
- a CDS encoding Uma2 family endonuclease, translating into MVYKPPTLFIDDDSLYPESDGQPVGENTTQFRLIMMIQGGLDALFKDVEDVFVAGDLFWYPVQLTEEEISAQKKPSRQAPDVMMVFGVRKKDRPSYKQWEERDIAPQVVFEIISPSNSKEEMNKKFEFYQTHGVEEYYAYNPKGNRLEGWLRSGDKLEKIAEMEGWTSPRLGVSFTTVSGELRLFAPDGERLETYVDLAQDRDRQRLEKERERLEKERERLDKELERQRANSERRRANVAESERDRERQEKEQAQDTVEKLRDRLRQLGVDPDSVE; encoded by the coding sequence ATGGTATACAAACCGCCAACCCTATTCATTGACGATGACTCCCTCTATCCAGAAAGTGACGGTCAGCCTGTGGGTGAGAATACAACACAGTTCCGCTTAATTATGATGATTCAAGGCGGACTCGATGCTTTGTTTAAAGATGTCGAAGATGTCTTTGTTGCCGGGGATTTATTCTGGTATCCCGTTCAGCTTACCGAAGAGGAGATCTCCGCGCAGAAAAAGCCTTCTCGACAAGCGCCTGATGTAATGATGGTATTTGGCGTCAGGAAGAAAGATCGTCCCTCTTATAAACAATGGGAAGAAAGGGATATTGCGCCGCAAGTTGTTTTTGAGATTATTTCTCCAAGTAATAGTAAGGAGGAGATGAATAAGAAGTTTGAATTTTATCAGACTCATGGTGTGGAAGAATATTATGCATATAACCCCAAGGGAAATCGTCTGGAAGGATGGCTCAGAAGCGGCGATAAATTAGAAAAGATTGCGGAAATGGAGGGATGGACGAGTCCGCGCTTGGGAGTAAGTTTTACTACAGTTTCGGGGGAACTACGGCTGTTTGCTCCGGATGGCGAGCGGTTAGAAACTTATGTGGATTTGGCGCAAGATCGCGATCGCCAACGCCTAGAAAAAGAGCGGGAACGCCTAGAAAAAGAGCGGGAACGTCTGGATAAGGAACTTGAGCGTCAGCGGGCTAACAGCGAGCGACGCAGAGCCAATGTTGCTGAGTCGGAACGCGATCGCGAACGCCAGGAGAAGGAACAAGCACAAGATACAGTAGAAAAGTTGCGCGATCGCCTGCGACAATTAGGAGTCGATCCCGATAGCGTGGAGTAA